The Leishmania donovani BPK282A1 complete genome, chromosome 8 genome has a segment encoding these proteins:
- a CDS encoding histone deacetylase, putative, with translation MTMPKRQRSDEKAAHHVQLSVESGSRFDAYIRGWMQGTVEQPLLRPSLLPPLTPLPTLAAPSKSGAAQTPATASAATTVGDLSRLCEWTPPSAVIPASRTAVVYDTSMLDHVSPDAGDYERPARLQSTLDHLTAIGLLPCCQRIPARTAKKHELRRVHCRELIDTVDQLDFFMGIQEGRGSVIGQDLFASEHTSRAARMAAGCVIEAVKAVLSGAATNAFAIVRPPGHHAGPANAAGYCLYNNVAVAARAAQADLAAAQAEHNPAGDAQQPRILILDWDVHHCDGTENIFYDDPSVLVISLHQYGNGHGHVLRKVSSAAAKNPAEISTPSKEEITADDLAALLSGGAIEPPPVSAPEASRPEAASDPPQGSTEGRRVRAAVDYNSLAAQIEEEGDAEIAALFGVDLNAASTSSSNSSSASTSSSVSAHSTSVARNGTRPVHYAGDTVGLSFDETPRQRATGAEEEELFYPGTGHLNRVGGDATPAAQGRNINIPWPTHGMGDLEYLQLLHEVVLPAAREFRPELVLISCGFDSASGDLLGSMCLTPSGYYIMTRLMAQNFPKLVVALEGGYNVRNVALCSEAVMRALLESSGCPGDRLPKSRMLWCQASSLVADIKRIHAPYWSCFSPNM, from the coding sequence ATGACAAtgccgaagcggcagcgcagcgatgagaaggcggcgcaccaTGTCCAACTTTCTGTGGAGTCAGGGAGTCGGTTCGACGCGTACATACGCGGCTGGATGCAGGGCACCGTTGAGCAGCCGCTTCTTCGGCCGTCTTTGCTACCCCCACTAACTCCATTGCCGACTCTTGCAGCACCTAGTAAGTCAGGTGCGGCGCAAACACCAGCAACAGCATCTGCTGCCACCACTGTTGGCGACTTATCGCGCCTCTGCGAGTGGACGCCACCGTCCGCCGTTATCCCGGCGTCGCGTACTGCTGTTGTGTACGACACGTCTATGCTAGATCACGTTTCTCCGGATGCTGGAGACTACGAGCGTCCCGCACGGCTGCAAAGCACACTTGACCATCTCACCGCGATCGGCCTCCTGCCATGCTGTCAGCGCATCCCTGCGCGCACTGCGAAGAAACACGAGCTGCGTCGCGTGCACTGTAGGGAATTGATCGACACCGTTGATCAGCTTGACTTCTTCATGGGCATACAGGAAGGTCGAGGAAGTGTCATTGGGCAAGATCTTTTCGCCAGCGAGCACACCTCCCGCGCAGCGCGCATGGCTGCCGGGTGCGTCATCGAGGCCGTCAAAGCTGTGCTCAGCGGTGCAGCTACCAATGCCTTTGCCATAGTTCGCCCGCCTGGCCACCACGCTGGCCCTGCTAACGCCGCTGGCTACTGTCTCTATAAcaacgtcgccgtcgctgcgcgcgcggctcAGGCGGATCTGGCTGCAGCACAGGCGGAGCACAACCCCGCTGgtgacgcgcagcagccgcgcatcCTTATCTTGGACTGGGATGTCCATCACTGTGACGGCACAGAGAACATTTTCTACGACGATCCATCTGTGCTGGTCATCTCGCTTCATCAGTATGGCAACGGCCACGGTCACGTGCTACGGAAAGTTTCCTCGGCTGCGGCGAAGAACCCGGCGGAAATCTCCACCCCCAGCAAGGAGGAAATCACCGCTGATGAcctggcagcgctgctttccggcggcgccatcgaaCCACCGCCAGTCTCTGCGCCAGAAGCGTCCCGCCCCGAGGCAGCTTCAGACCCACCACAAGGCTCGACAGAGGGCCGCCGAGTGCGCGCCGCGGTCGACTACAACAGCCTCGCGGCCCAgatagaggaggagggcgacgccGAAATCGCTGCCCTCTTCGGAGTTGATCTGAACGCGGCGTCGACCAGCAGCAGTAactcctcctcggcctcaACCTCGTCATCCGTCAGCGCCCACAGCACAAGCGTTGCAAGGAACGGCACACGCCCTGTACACTACGCAGGCGACACCGTCGGCCTCTCCTTCGACGAAACACCTCGCCagcgcgccaccggcgccgaggaggaggaactCTTTTACCCTGGTACGGGGCACCTCAACCGCGTCGGTGGTGACGCAACGCCTGCGGCGCAGGGGCGCAACATCAACATCCCGTGGCCCACGCACGGCATGGGCGATCTCGAGTACTTGCAGCTTCTCCACGAGGTTGTTCTTCCTGCAGCGCGCGAGTTTCGACCGGAGCTGGTGCTGATCAGCTGCGGCTTTGACAGTGCCAGCGGTGACCTGCTCGGCTCCATGTGCCTTACCCCGTCCGGGTACTACATTATGACACGACTGATGGCGCAGAATTTCCCAAAGCTCGTAGTTGCCCTGGAGGGCGGCTACAACGTCAGGAACGTGGCGCTATGCTcggaggcggtgatgcgTGCGTTGctggagagcagcggctgcccgGGTGATCGACTGCCAAAAAGTCGCATGCTTTGGTGTCAAGCATCGAGTCTCGTTGCGGATATTAAAAGGATACATGCACCGTACTGGAGCTGCTTTTCCCCGAACatgtga
- a CDS encoding protein kinase, putative, with protein sequence MRDAAATERERLPTPADGDVDSLYEDGTEAETAKQRSTVSTTTLFLALPWLGCTLFLVAVLLYVNVHTFSIWSRLVSMPGGVVADVSVQHRDMARYTVLFVSLALLAVHLAISFCLFRRAYHVLWDVQMSLVELSFMVDVIRTHQHSTFFFVDCVERAQRVRESMRYWVKEFSGFKEICAAEMAVNQVTLRLMTRPRESAQRLESPGDTQLPCTGSGTSSPVQLARGGRLPPDTTAAAFRLPQDAAWSPHVQSVRTDSAHADPGPGRQLAGHHSGSRRSLSFTTEIGIAQVPFEVTLKRRHVALLLLSFLTYRELVRAEAEEARQISRDFIAAVNMCAQRYKGCIVELYSDRAILSWNAFFESAGNYAQTCAQCGECFHDRFVRRFSPESGAYFSTAGYTGHIVCGTTTEKSLLLHGQHVSMLRGLPTLLEMRYCAYVWLGTPPPACTSSPLSWTRIGAVQAGADFSVDLHAMRRTSAEPLPAAMVWHMPQWTTFGDERAVRAEVLTNDDAARLQQDGDTAPVTPASTAASAAATGVATAFPSSPFLSSPLCLRGVGTPYETFYDRSHNRYQLSNTVLGESKSCVVRLAISETGNFVAVKEIKIERGDVKPIRRRRYQRENRIIVTRGEKPQWMNEVEIMERHRHTCIVAYISFVEAEDKLRIVMEYVGGGNLLKFASSSRGAEGEGPPMAVLLRNVVEGLKFLHQKGIVHGDIKPQNVLVPDSGPCKIADFGISRRATTAVTSAIEGTPFYMSPEATRGEVTAACDIWSFGIMMAQVLTGRLPYDASVRDYYLVSQFMCNKDVKRELHTPLKKPALDVFLACTEYDPGKRKTAKDLLKMPYFTAHAASSTEDA encoded by the coding sequence ATGCGAgacgcggcagcaacggAACGCGAGCGGCTGCCGACTCCGGCGGACGGCGACGTGGACAGTCTGTACGAGGATGGCACTgaggcggagacggcgaAGCAGAGGAGCACCGTCAGCACCACAACGTTGTTTCTGGCCCTTCCGTGGCTCGGCTGCACACTGTTCCTGGTCGCCGTTCTCCTCTACGTGAACGTCCACACCTTCTCCATATGGAGCAGATTGGTGTCGATGCCGGGCGGCGTCGTTGCAGACGTCTCTGTGCAACACCGCGACATGGCCCGCTACACTGTCCTGTTCGTGAGCCTTGCCCTCCTGGCAGTGCACTTGGCCATCTCGTTCTGTCTCTTCCGCCGCGCCTATCACGTCTTGTGGGACGTGCAGATGTCCCTCGTGGAGCTGTCCTTCATGGTGGACGTGATCCGGACGCACCAGCACAGtacctttttctttgtggaCTGTGTggagcgtgcgcagcgcgtacgGGAATCGATGCGGTACTGGGTGAAGGAGTTTTCTGGTTTCAAGGAGATTTGCGCTGCGGAGATGGCCGTGAACCAAGTGACACTGCGGCTGATGACCCGCCCCAGGGAGAGCGCACAGCGACTGGAGTCGCCCGGCGACACGCAGTTGCCGTGCACCGGCTCGGGGACGTCCTCGCCGGTGCAGCTGGCTCGCGGTGGCCGTTTGCCGCCCGacaccaccgcggcagccttCCGGCTTCCTCAGGATGCGGCATGGTCGCCACATGTGCAATCGGTGCGCACGGACAGCGCCCATGCCGATCCTGGCCCTGGCCGGCAGCTGGCCGGCCACCACAGCGGCTCTCGCCGCTCCCTGTCGTTTACCACGGAGATCGGCATCGCGCAGGTGCCTTTCGAGGTAACGCTCAAGCGGCGCCACGTggcgcttcttctcctcaGCTTTCTCACCTATCGGGAGCTCGTGcgtgcggaggcggaggaggcacgGCAGATCTCCCGCGacttcatcgccgccgtcaacATGTGCGCTCAGAGGTACAAGGGGTGCATCGTCGAGCTGTACAGTGACCGCGCCATCCTGTCATGGAACGCCTTCTTCGAGTCTGCCGGCAACTACGCCCAGACATGCGCACAGTGCGGGGAGTGCTTCCATGATAGGTTTGTGCGCAGATTCTCCCCCGAGAGCGGCGCGTACTTCAGCACTGCCGGCTACACGGGTCACATTGTGTGCGGCACCACGACGGAGAAGTCGCTCCTGCTTCATGGTCAGCACGTCTCGATGCTGCGCGGGCTCCCGACGCTGCTCGAGATGCGGTACTGCGCATATGTGTGGCTCGGcaccccaccaccggcgTGCACGAGTTCGCCGTTGTCGTGGACGCGGATTGGTGCCGTGCAGGCCGGAGCCGACTTCTCTGTTGATCTACATGCCATGCGGCGCACATCggcggagccgctgccggccgcCATGGTGTGGCACATGCCCCAGTGGACGACATTCGGTGACGAGCGCGCCGTTCGCGCAGAGGTGCTGACAAatgacgacgccgcgcggctgcagcaggacGGGGACACCGCGCCAGTGACGCCCGcgagcaccgctgcttccgctgctgccaccggcGTCGCTACTGCCTTCCCCAGCTCTCCATTCCTTTCGTCCCCGCTGTGCCTCCGCGGTGTTGGCACGCCGTACGAGACGTTCTACGATCGAAGCCACAATCGTTACCAGCTGTCCAACACAGTGCTTGGGGAGTCCAAGTCGTGCGTCGTGCGCCTCGCCATCTCGGAGACCGGCAACTTTGTGGCCGTGAAAGAGATCAAGATAGAACGCGGAGACGTCAAGCCCattcgccggcgccgctatCAGCGCGAGAATCGGATTATCGTGACACGAGGCGAGAAGCCGCAGTGGATGAATGAGGTGGAGATTATGGAGCGGCATCGGCACACGTGTATCGTTGCCTACATCTCCTtcgtggaggcggaggacaAGCTGCGTATTGTCATGGAGtacgtcggcggcggcaactTGCTGAAATTtgcctcctcgtcgcgcggcgcggaaggggaggggccgccaatggcggtgctgctgcgcaacgtTGTAGAGGGGCTTAAGTTCCTGCATCAGAAGGGCATCGTGCACGGTGACATCAAGCCGCAGAATGTGCTGGTGCCAGACTCCGGGCCGTGCAAGATCGCCGACTTTGGCATCTCTCGCAGGGCCACCACTGCCGTCACCAGCGCGATCGAAGGAACGCCGTTCTACATGTCTCCCGAGGCGACGCGCGGGGAGGTCACAGCGGCGTGCGACATTTGGAGCTTTGGCATCATGATGGCGCAGGTGCTCACGGGCCGCTTGCCGTACGACGCATCCGTGCGCGACTACTACTTGGTAAGCCAGTTCATGTGCAACAAGGACGTGAAGCGAGAGTTGCACACGCCGCTGAAGAAACCCGCCCTCGACGTCTTCCTCGCGTGCACAGAGTACGACCCAGGGAAGCGCAAAACGGCCAAGGACCTACTGAAGATGCCGTACTTCACCGCCCACgctgcgagcagcaccgaagATGCGTAG
- a CDS encoding beta tubulin, producing the protein MREIVSCQAGQCGNQIGSKFWEVISDEHGVDPTGTYQGDSDLQLERINVYFDESTGGRYVPRAVLMDLEPGTMDSVRAGPYGQLFRPDNFIFGQSGAGNNWAKGHYTEGAELIDSVLDVCRKEAESCDCLQGFQLSHSLGGGTGSGM; encoded by the coding sequence ATGCGTGAGATCGTTTCCTGCCAGGCCGGCCAGTGCGGCAACCAGATCGGCTCTAAGTTTTGGGAGGTGATTTCCGACGAACATGGTGTCGATCCGACTGGTACCTACCAGGGCGACTCGGATCTGCAGCTCGAGCGCATCAACGTCTACTTCGATGAGTCGACGGGAGGCCGCTACGTGCCGCGCGCCGTGCTGATGGACCTCGAGCCCGGCACTATGGACTCCGTTCGCGCCGGCCCGTACGGCCAGCTGTTCCGCCCGGACAACTTCATCTTTGGTCAGTCCGGCGCTGGCAACAACTGGGCCAAGGGCCACTACACCGAGGGCGCGGAGCTGATCGACTCCGTGCTTGATGTGTGccgcaaggaggcggagagctGCGACTGCCTGCAGGGCTTCCAGCTGTCTCACtccctcggcggcggcacgggcTCCGGCATG